A region of Maridesulfovibrio sp. DNA encodes the following proteins:
- a CDS encoding tetratricopeptide repeat protein translates to MQKFDNIDDYIADLKKKKEASPTCSNTRYNLGVAYLSKRDFMEAEREFLVAIDESPKMAEAYVQLGGIAMQRGDLDGCLRYNITATQQRPFFAVPWGNIGYVYMEQGETDKAIKALKRAIKYDPNFVQALSTLGAAYFNEGELDDCIEVCEKALKLADNFGPAWNNLALCYTEKEDYKKAIECVDKAVETGFDVSPDFLKELEKHR, encoded by the coding sequence ATGCAGAAATTTGATAATATTGATGATTATATTGCGGACCTGAAAAAAAAGAAAGAAGCAAGCCCCACCTGCAGTAACACCCGTTACAACCTCGGTGTTGCTTACCTTTCCAAAAGGGACTTCATGGAAGCTGAACGCGAATTCCTCGTAGCCATTGATGAATCCCCCAAAATGGCCGAAGCATACGTCCAGCTCGGTGGTATCGCAATGCAGCGCGGCGACCTTGACGGCTGCCTGCGCTACAACATCACCGCAACCCAGCAGCGTCCGTTCTTCGCTGTTCCCTGGGGCAACATAGGCTACGTCTACATGGAACAGGGTGAAACCGACAAAGCCATCAAAGCCCTGAAACGCGCTATCAAATACGATCCCAACTTTGTACAGGCTCTCTCCACTCTCGGCGCAGCATACTTCAATGAAGGCGAACTGGATGACTGCATCGAAGTCTGCGAAAAAGCCCTCAAGCTTGCTGATAACTTCGGTCCCGCTTGGAACAACCTCGCACTGTGCTACACCGAGAAAGAAGACTACAAAAAAGCTATCGAATGTGTGGACAAAGCTGTTGAGACCGGCTTTGACGTATCCCCTGATTTCCTTAAGGAACTTGAGAAGCACCGTTAA